In the genome of Halobacterium noricense, one region contains:
- a CDS encoding 4-phosphopantoate--beta-alanine ligase — protein MAEIPADHPRHDSLVTRHRIEAGVEKGITSKQGLVAQGRGEAFDYLLGEETIPSANDAERAAAAYLLLAEHPVLSVNGNVAALVPGEVVALAEVVGADVEVNLFNRTAERMETIAEHLREHGAQDVKGLHADARIPGLEHERAKVDRDGIYDADVVLVPLEDGDRAEALAAMGKTELVVDLNPMSRSAQSAAVPIVDNIIRALPSITEHARALRDASREELEEIVAEFDREVALEAAERRIREGDLD, from the coding sequence ATGGCCGAGATTCCCGCCGACCACCCGCGCCACGACTCGCTGGTGACACGTCACCGCATCGAGGCGGGGGTCGAGAAAGGCATCACGTCGAAGCAGGGGTTGGTTGCGCAGGGCCGCGGGGAGGCGTTCGACTACTTGCTCGGCGAGGAGACGATTCCGTCCGCGAACGACGCCGAGCGCGCCGCGGCCGCGTACCTCCTGCTCGCCGAACATCCGGTCCTGTCGGTGAACGGGAACGTCGCGGCGCTCGTGCCGGGTGAGGTCGTCGCGCTCGCGGAGGTCGTCGGTGCCGACGTCGAGGTGAACCTCTTCAACCGCACGGCCGAACGGATGGAGACCATCGCCGAGCACCTCCGCGAGCACGGCGCACAGGACGTGAAAGGGCTGCATGCGGACGCCCGGATTCCCGGGCTCGAACACGAGCGCGCGAAGGTGGACCGTGACGGCATCTACGACGCCGACGTGGTGCTCGTTCCTCTGGAGGACGGCGACCGCGCGGAGGCGCTGGCGGCGATGGGCAAGACCGAACTCGTCGTCGACCTGAACCCGATGTCGCGGTCCGCGCAGAGCGCCGCTGTCCCCATCGTGGACAACATCATCCGCGCGCTCCCGTCGATTACCGAGCACGCCCGCGCGCTCCGCGACGCTTCCCGCGAGGAACTGGAGGAAATCGTCGCGGAGTTCGACCGCGAGGTGGCGCTGGA
- a CDS encoding pantoate kinase: MSDGDAATAFAPGHVTGFFSVERTGSPERTGSRGAGITLSEGVTTRVEPGDETRVRLNGREVAVESVTRVLDTLGATATVSAETSLPLGAGFGVSGAMALGAALAANSAFDAGLSENDLVTVAHAAEVEAGTGLGDVVAQARGGVPIRVEPGAPAYGRLDGVPDAGRVEYVSFGGLSTSEVIGGDTATLSEAGEDALASLREHPTLPRFMALSREFSRDAGLLDGEVEAAVDAVADAGGEAAMAMLGRTVFALGTGLSDAGYDPEVCRVHPAGATLDI; this comes from the coding sequence ATGAGCGACGGCGACGCGGCGACGGCGTTCGCGCCCGGCCACGTGACGGGGTTCTTCAGCGTGGAGCGCACCGGGAGCCCCGAGCGCACGGGGTCCCGCGGTGCGGGCATCACGCTCTCGGAGGGCGTGACGACGCGCGTCGAACCCGGCGACGAGACGCGGGTGCGCTTGAACGGCCGGGAGGTTGCCGTCGAGAGCGTGACGCGCGTGCTGGACACACTCGGCGCGACGGCGACGGTGTCCGCGGAGACATCGCTGCCGCTGGGCGCGGGGTTCGGCGTCTCCGGCGCGATGGCGCTGGGCGCGGCGCTTGCCGCGAATAGTGCATTCGACGCGGGGCTATCCGAAAACGACCTCGTGACGGTCGCGCACGCCGCGGAGGTCGAAGCTGGAACCGGGCTGGGCGACGTAGTGGCGCAAGCCCGTGGCGGCGTCCCGATTCGCGTGGAACCCGGCGCGCCCGCCTACGGTCGCCTCGACGGCGTGCCGGACGCGGGCCGCGTCGAGTACGTCTCCTTCGGCGGGCTCTCGACGAGCGAGGTCATCGGCGGCGACACAGCGACGCTATCGGAAGCGGGCGAAGACGCGCTCGCGTCCCTCCGCGAGCACCCGACGCTCCCGCGGTTCATGGCGCTCTCGCGGGAGTTCTCCCGGGACGCGGGCTTGCTCGACGGGGAGGTCGAAGCGGCCGTCGACGCCGTCGCGGACGCGGGCGGCGAGGCCGCGATGGCGATGCTCGGGCGGACGGTGTTCGCGCTCGGGACGGGGTTGTCCGACGCCGGCTACGACCCCGAGGTGTGTCGCGTGCATCCGGCGGGCGCGACGCTCGATATCTGA
- a CDS encoding UPF0175 family protein has product MPSISARIPDDEEESLAEVADLLGEDKSATIRKALSEGLHDLRVRVAVERYQSGDVSVNEAARIADVSLGEWLEIAREHNLTTQLSPDDLESDADAALDV; this is encoded by the coding sequence ATGCCTTCGATTAGCGCCCGCATCCCCGACGACGAGGAAGAGTCCCTCGCGGAGGTCGCCGACCTGCTCGGCGAGGACAAGAGCGCCACCATCCGGAAGGCGCTCTCGGAGGGCCTCCACGACCTCCGCGTGCGCGTCGCCGTCGAGCGCTACCAGTCCGGCGACGTCTCCGTCAACGAGGCCGCCCGCATCGCGGACGTCAGCCTCGGCGAGTGGCTGGAAATCGCGCGCGAACACAACCTCACCACCCAACTCTCGCCCGACGACCTCGAATCGGACGCCGACGCCGCGCTCGACGTATGA
- the aspS gene encoding aspartate--tRNA(Asn) ligase: MKDRTFTADAEPGDHATVAGWVHEVRDLGGIAFLILRDKTGKIQVKFEKDEMDDELVETGIDVQRESVVQVTGDVEEEERAPTGVEITPDSIEVMAEADPQLPLDPSGKVDADLSTRLDNRTLDARKPETKAIFEIRAEVLRAVREYFRSVGSTEINTPKIVATGTEGGTELFPVTYFGEEAFMNQSPQLFKQLMVGSGLERVFEVGPIFRAEEHNTPRHLNEATMIDFESAFIDHEEAMDICEGTLQAAYSAVEENCQEELEALGLAEEFEAPSGDFPRLTYEEAIERINATGELDEQLVWGDDLPTEGEKALGVDVGGHYFVTDWPSEIKPFYIQDDDDDPELSKGFDLMHPRMELVSGGQREHRYDALVEGFKQQGLDPDQFEYYTKMFKYGMPPHAGWAYGVERLVMTMLDLDNIREAVLFPRDRQRLSP, translated from the coding sequence ATGAAGGACCGAACGTTCACAGCGGACGCCGAACCCGGCGACCACGCGACGGTCGCGGGCTGGGTGCACGAAGTCCGCGACCTCGGCGGCATCGCGTTCCTCATCCTCCGCGACAAGACCGGCAAGATTCAGGTCAAATTCGAGAAGGACGAGATGGACGACGAGCTCGTGGAGACGGGCATCGACGTCCAGCGCGAGTCCGTCGTCCAGGTCACCGGCGACGTCGAGGAGGAAGAACGCGCGCCGACGGGCGTCGAAATCACGCCCGACTCCATCGAAGTGATGGCGGAAGCCGACCCCCAGCTCCCGCTGGACCCCTCCGGGAAGGTCGACGCCGACCTCTCGACGCGGCTGGACAACCGGACGCTGGACGCCCGCAAGCCCGAGACGAAGGCCATCTTCGAGATTCGCGCGGAAGTGCTGCGCGCGGTCCGGGAGTACTTCCGGAGCGTCGGCTCGACGGAGATCAACACGCCGAAAATCGTCGCCACCGGCACGGAGGGCGGCACGGAGCTGTTCCCCGTGACGTACTTCGGCGAGGAGGCGTTCATGAACCAGAGCCCGCAGCTGTTCAAGCAGCTGATGGTGGGCTCCGGGCTCGAACGCGTCTTCGAGGTCGGCCCCATCTTCCGCGCGGAAGAGCACAACACCCCGCGCCACCTCAACGAGGCGACGATGATCGACTTCGAGTCCGCGTTCATCGACCACGAGGAGGCGATGGACATCTGCGAGGGGACGCTACAGGCGGCCTACTCGGCAGTCGAGGAGAACTGCCAGGAGGAACTCGAAGCGCTCGGCCTCGCCGAGGAGTTCGAGGCACCCTCTGGGGACTTCCCGCGGCTCACCTACGAGGAAGCCATCGAGCGCATCAACGCCACCGGCGAACTCGACGAACAGCTCGTCTGGGGCGACGACCTCCCCACGGAGGGCGAAAAGGCGCTCGGCGTCGACGTCGGCGGGCACTACTTCGTCACCGACTGGCCCAGCGAGATCAAGCCGTTCTACATCCAGGACGACGACGACGACCCCGAACTCTCGAAGGGGTTCGACCTGATGCACCCGCGCATGGAACTGGTTTCGGGCGGCCAGCGCGAGCACCGCTACGACGCGCTCGTCGAGGGCTTCAAGCAGCAGGGCCTGGACCCCGACCAGTTCGAGTACTACACGAAGATGTTCAAGTACGGCATGCCGCCCCACGCCGGGTGGGCGTACGGCGTCGAGCGCCTCGTCATGACGATGCTCGACCTCGACAACATCCGGGAGGCCGTCCTCTTCCCGCGAGACAGACAGCGCCTGTCGCCATAG
- a CDS encoding phosphoglycerol geranylgeranyltransferase yields MTTPWDDWDHVLKVDPDKSLADGDTFDDVCRTGTDAIEIGGTMDVTTEKMRRVIDACRKHDVPLYQEPSNPAVVVEDDALDGYLVPVVLNAGDPFWITGAHKEWVRIGDLDWERTATEAYIVLNDEASVAEYTDADCDLDADEVAAYAEVAERMLGQDIVYVEYSGMLGDPDAVGAARDALDDATLFYGGGIRGYDAAYEMGERADTIVVGDLLHDEGVDAVTETVRGVNDAHE; encoded by the coding sequence ATGACTACCCCGTGGGACGACTGGGACCACGTGCTCAAGGTGGACCCGGACAAGTCGCTGGCCGACGGCGACACGTTCGACGACGTCTGCCGGACGGGCACCGACGCCATCGAAATCGGCGGCACGATGGACGTGACGACCGAGAAGATGCGGCGGGTCATCGACGCCTGCCGGAAACACGACGTACCGCTCTATCAGGAGCCGTCGAACCCCGCAGTCGTCGTCGAGGACGACGCCCTCGACGGCTACCTCGTGCCGGTCGTGTTGAACGCCGGCGACCCGTTCTGGATTACGGGCGCGCACAAGGAGTGGGTCCGCATCGGCGACCTCGACTGGGAGCGCACCGCTACCGAGGCATACATCGTGTTGAACGACGAGGCGAGCGTTGCCGAGTACACGGACGCCGACTGCGACCTCGACGCCGACGAGGTGGCCGCGTACGCGGAGGTCGCCGAACGCATGCTCGGCCAGGACATCGTCTACGTCGAGTACTCCGGCATGCTCGGCGACCCCGACGCCGTCGGTGCTGCCCGCGACGCGCTCGACGACGCGACGCTATTCTACGGCGGCGGCATCCGCGGCTACGACGCCGCCTACGAGATGGGCGAGCGCGCGGACACCATCGTCGTCGGCGACCTACTCCACGACGAGGGCGTGGACGCCGTCACGGAGACGGTTCGCGGCGTCAACGACGCCCACGAGTAA
- a CDS encoding transcription initiation factor IIB, whose amino-acid sequence MTRSTRQRERETATEQEESEEGVRECPECGSDNLVKSSDRAELVCNDCGLVVEEEQIDPGPEWRAFNHQERQEKSRVGAPTTQTMHDKGLTTTIDWKDKDAYGRSISSKKRSQMHRLRKWQERIRTKDAGERNLQFALSEIDRMASALGVPRSVREVASVIYRRALKEDLIRGRSIEGVATSALYAACRKEGIPRSLEEISEVSRVERKEIGRTYRYISQELGLEMKPVDPKKYVPRFCSELELSEEVQAKANEIIETTAEKGLLSGKSPTGYAAAAIYAASLLCNEKKTQREVADVAQVTEVTIRNRYQEQIEAMGIHS is encoded by the coding sequence ATGACACGGTCCACTCGCCAGCGGGAGCGAGAAACGGCGACAGAGCAGGAGGAGTCCGAGGAGGGCGTACGGGAGTGCCCGGAGTGCGGCTCTGACAACCTCGTGAAGAGCTCGGACCGCGCGGAGCTGGTCTGCAACGACTGTGGTCTGGTCGTCGAGGAGGAGCAGATCGACCCCGGTCCGGAATGGCGCGCGTTCAACCACCAGGAACGACAGGAGAAGTCGCGGGTCGGTGCCCCCACCACGCAGACGATGCACGACAAGGGGCTGACCACGACCATCGACTGGAAGGACAAGGACGCCTACGGGCGTTCCATCTCGTCGAAGAAGCGCTCGCAGATGCACCGCCTGCGGAAGTGGCAGGAGCGCATCCGCACGAAGGACGCAGGCGAGCGCAACCTCCAGTTCGCGCTGTCGGAAATCGACCGCATGGCCTCCGCGCTCGGCGTGCCGCGCTCGGTGCGCGAGGTCGCGTCGGTCATCTACCGCCGCGCGCTCAAGGAGGACCTCATCCGCGGCCGCTCCATCGAGGGCGTCGCGACGAGCGCGCTGTACGCGGCCTGTCGGAAGGAAGGCATCCCCCGGAGTCTCGAAGAGATTTCGGAGGTGTCCCGGGTCGAGCGCAAGGAAATCGGTCGCACGTACCGCTACATCTCCCAGGAGCTCGGGCTGGAGATGAAGCCCGTGGACCCGAAGAAGTACGTGCCCCGGTTCTGCTCGGAACTCGAACTCTCCGAGGAAGTCCAGGCGAAAGCCAACGAAATCATCGAGACGACTGCCGAGAAGGGACTGCTCTCGGGCAAGTCCCCGACCGGCTACGCGGCGGCCGCAATCTACGCCGCGTCCCTGCTCTGCAACGAGAAGAAGACCCAGCGCGAGGTCGCGGACGTCGCGCAGGTGACGGAAGTCACCATCCGGAACCGCTACCAGGAGCAGATCGAGGCGATGGGCATCCACAGCTAG
- the rnhA gene encoding ribonuclease HI — protein sequence MPVVECDVDDARERLDAAGASFSEGNSEYERWQAALGDAHAVAYDDKLVVQGGNPTDITAVVEPDRGGRVHAYFDGASRGNPGPAAVGWVLVSGDGIVAEGSERIGRATNNQAEYEALLAVLEAAADFGFDEIEIRGDSQLVEKQVKGAWDTNDPELREKRVRARELLEQFEEWSLTHIPREVNDRADELANEALDDD from the coding sequence ATGCCCGTCGTAGAGTGTGACGTCGACGACGCGCGCGAACGGCTCGACGCAGCGGGCGCGTCGTTCAGCGAGGGGAACTCCGAGTACGAGCGCTGGCAGGCCGCCCTCGGGGACGCCCACGCCGTCGCCTACGACGACAAACTCGTCGTGCAGGGCGGCAACCCCACGGACATCACCGCCGTCGTCGAACCGGACCGCGGCGGCCGCGTCCACGCCTACTTCGACGGCGCGAGCCGCGGCAACCCCGGCCCCGCCGCCGTCGGCTGGGTGCTGGTCTCCGGTGACGGCATCGTCGCGGAGGGTAGTGAACGCATCGGCCGCGCGACCAACAACCAGGCCGAGTACGAGGCGCTGCTCGCCGTGCTGGAAGCCGCCGCCGACTTCGGCTTCGACGAAATCGAGATTCGCGGGGACTCCCAGCTCGTCGAGAAACAGGTCAAGGGCGCGTGGGACACCAACGACCCCGAACTCCGGGAGAAGCGCGTCCGCGCCCGGGAACTGCTCGAACAGTTCGAGGAGTGGTCGCTGACCCACATTCCGAGAGAGGTAAACGACCGCGCCGACGAGCTAGCCAACGAAGCCCTCGACGATGACTGA
- a CDS encoding DUF7108 domain-containing protein, producing MTDLPDDVVDEAERLTRLARDAVDDAAAEAYRDRRESLLAEHGFVPRLRDRDDTLVCYPGEWLDDDGRVRLGDVEDTDRAAEVSLSGPGEQGDYEEAAARNERHVERVRERHGDVHGDNAAAFAEFMNNYYARPMDTADDREREEFLAEYFPRNAWPTEEQRERVEASLELIFEVAAGEERDDSASASDPAPEQ from the coding sequence ATGACTGACCTCCCCGACGACGTAGTCGACGAAGCCGAACGCCTCACTCGCCTCGCCCGCGACGCGGTCGACGACGCCGCGGCCGAAGCGTACCGCGACCGCCGCGAGAGCCTGCTCGCCGAACACGGGTTCGTTCCGCGCCTGCGCGATCGCGACGACACCCTCGTCTGTTACCCCGGTGAATGGCTCGACGACGACGGCCGCGTCCGGTTGGGCGACGTCGAAGACACCGACCGCGCGGCCGAAGTGTCGCTGTCCGGCCCCGGCGAACAGGGCGACTACGAGGAAGCCGCCGCGCGCAACGAGCGCCACGTCGAGCGCGTGCGCGAGCGTCACGGCGACGTCCACGGCGACAACGCCGCGGCGTTCGCCGAGTTCATGAACAACTACTACGCCCGCCCGATGGACACGGCCGACGACCGCGAACGCGAAGAGTTCCTCGCGGAGTACTTCCCGCGGAACGCGTGGCCGACCGAGGAACAGCGGGAACGCGTCGAGGCGTCGCTGGAGTTGATTTTCGAGGTCGCGGCCGGCGAGGAGCGCGACGACTCGGCGTCTGCGTCCGACCCTGCGCCCGAACAGTAG
- a CDS encoding PadR family transcriptional regulator: protein MSEAQPAARTDVRDLTAFQKNILTVLAEEARYGLAIKRELEDYYGQEVNHGRLYPNLDDLVNKGLVEKSELDKRTNQYELTDDGFDAVLDDLEWTLSKFLTDEDRKEQVRDIVAEN, encoded by the coding sequence ATGTCAGAGGCACAACCTGCTGCACGTACGGACGTGCGCGACCTGACTGCGTTCCAGAAGAACATCCTCACCGTCCTCGCCGAGGAAGCGCGCTACGGCCTCGCCATCAAGCGCGAACTCGAAGATTACTACGGGCAGGAAGTCAACCACGGCCGACTCTACCCGAACCTCGACGACCTCGTCAACAAGGGGCTCGTCGAGAAGTCCGAGCTCGACAAGCGCACGAACCAGTACGAGCTCACCGACGACGGCTTCGACGCCGTCCTCGACGACCTGGAGTGGACGCTCTCGAAGTTCCTCACCGACGAGGACCGCAAGGAGCAGGTCCGCGACATCGTCGCCGAGAACTAA
- a CDS encoding inorganic diphosphatase, with protein sequence MANLWEDLETGPDAPDVIYAVVECLKGERNKYEYDKDIPGVVLDRVLHSNVHYPSDYGFLPQSYYDDEDPFDVLVLVEDQTFPGCVIEARPVALMKMDDDGEKDDKVIAVPDEDPRYDHIDDLEDVPQQQLDEIEEFFETYKNLEAGKEVETLGFEDAQAAKDAIEHAQDLYDEKFA encoded by the coding sequence ATGGCGAATCTCTGGGAAGACCTCGAAACCGGACCGGACGCGCCCGACGTGATTTACGCGGTCGTCGAGTGCCTGAAAGGCGAGCGCAACAAGTACGAGTACGACAAGGACATTCCGGGCGTGGTGCTCGACCGCGTGCTCCACAGCAACGTCCACTACCCCTCGGACTACGGGTTCCTCCCGCAGTCGTACTACGACGACGAGGACCCCTTCGACGTGCTCGTGCTCGTCGAGGACCAGACGTTCCCCGGCTGCGTCATCGAGGCGCGCCCGGTCGCGCTGATGAAGATGGACGACGACGGCGAGAAGGACGACAAGGTCATCGCGGTGCCCGACGAGGACCCCCGCTACGACCACATCGACGACCTCGAAGACGTTCCCCAGCAGCAACTCGACGAGATCGAGGAGTTCTTCGAGACGTACAAGAATCTGGAAGCCGGCAAAGAGGTCGAGACGCTGGGCTTCGAGGACGCCCAGGCGGCCAAGGACGCCATCGAGCACGCCCAAGACCTCTACGACGAGAAATTCGCGTAA
- a CDS encoding DHH family phosphoesterase — MLPEVGTVSAPVLALAAGVVAVGGAGGYAVTAALRRRRAEPDDQHFAQLRDTIAGLESVALVVPENPSVDALAAAIGLRELCNDWGVTARILAEDDVTSDDAKAFCNLFNVSLDVAGGSLDDHDGAVAVGGGGTVPSFANRLPVVAVIRHRPAAVNHSLVIAGDEAGSTSTIVARFVERAGRTPEQDVATALLYGIRAGTREFRRVRSREDFRAATFLQEFADQGTIDALRAPGMSGETFDVIGHAIANRERRASFAVTNVGSVPSASALEEAADTLLRLDGVSSAAAFGVHEDTVVTACRADDVRTSAMDVLSSAFDQTNALGGDADTATARVPLGLFSRVSSDQQSTLDELIDASTRKALFSAFEQA; from the coding sequence ATGCTCCCCGAGGTCGGCACGGTCTCAGCGCCCGTGCTCGCGCTCGCCGCCGGTGTCGTCGCAGTCGGCGGTGCCGGCGGGTACGCCGTCACTGCGGCGCTCCGACGCCGCCGCGCCGAGCCGGACGACCAGCACTTCGCGCAGCTCCGCGACACCATCGCGGGCCTCGAATCCGTCGCGCTCGTCGTCCCCGAGAACCCAAGCGTCGACGCGCTCGCCGCCGCCATCGGTCTCCGCGAACTCTGCAACGACTGGGGTGTCACCGCGCGCATCCTCGCCGAGGACGACGTCACCAGCGACGACGCGAAGGCTTTCTGTAACCTATTCAACGTCTCGCTGGACGTCGCCGGCGGCTCCCTCGACGACCACGACGGCGCGGTCGCAGTCGGCGGCGGCGGCACCGTACCGTCGTTCGCCAACCGGCTGCCGGTCGTTGCCGTCATCCGCCACCGGCCCGCCGCCGTCAACCACTCGCTCGTGATTGCCGGCGACGAAGCCGGCTCGACGTCCACCATCGTCGCTCGGTTCGTCGAGCGCGCCGGCCGCACCCCCGAACAGGACGTCGCCACGGCGCTCCTCTACGGCATCCGCGCCGGCACCAGAGAGTTCCGGCGCGTGCGCTCCCGCGAGGACTTCCGCGCCGCCACCTTCCTCCAGGAGTTCGCCGACCAGGGCACCATCGATGCGCTCCGCGCGCCCGGCATGAGCGGCGAGACGTTCGACGTCATCGGGCACGCCATCGCCAACCGCGAACGCCGCGCGAGCTTCGCGGTCACGAACGTCGGCAGCGTCCCCTCCGCGAGCGCGCTCGAAGAAGCCGCCGACACCCTCCTCCGACTCGACGGCGTCTCCTCGGCGGCCGCGTTCGGCGTCCACGAGGACACCGTCGTCACGGCGTGTCGCGCCGACGACGTACGCACGAGCGCGATGGACGTGCTCTCGTCGGCGTTCGATCAGACGAACGCGCTCGGCGGCGACGCCGACACCGCCACCGCGCGCGTCCCGCTCGGGCTGTTCAGCCGCGTGAGTTCCGACCAGCAGTCGACGCTCGACGAACTCATCGACGCGAGCACGCGGAAGGCGCTGTTCTCGGCGTTCGAGCAGGCCTGA
- a CDS encoding alkaline phosphatase family protein: MGLFDRLRGDDGSRVAFIGIDGVPYSLIRDEPETFPNLHDVIESGGGGAIDSIVPPESSACWPSLTTGVNPGETGVYGFQDREVGSYDTYVPMGRDVQADRVWDRVTDAGRDATVLNVPVTFPPQRNVQRMVSGFLSPGIEKGSHPEEVGDYLDSISYRIDTNAKLGHQEDKTEFIEDAHETIDARQEAFLNYVSEDDWDLFFGVFMTTDRVNHFLFKDYEQDGENRDEFLEFYEKVDEYIGEIRDELDDDVSLVVASDHGFTSEDYEVHLNQWLENEGWLSFEDEDHESLEDISDDTKAYSFIPGRFYINLEDREPRGSVPEADYEDVRAELKEELLALEGPDGEPVVDRVVPKEEAFDGAHDEIAPDLVAIPNHGFDLKAGFSGADDVFSVGPRNGMHSFENATLLSDAADVSVPEGTDLFDITPTLLDLLDVDFDAREFDGETLV; this comes from the coding sequence ATGGGTCTGTTCGACCGACTCCGCGGCGACGACGGTTCGCGGGTCGCGTTCATCGGCATCGACGGTGTCCCGTACAGCCTGATCCGGGACGAGCCCGAGACGTTCCCGAACCTCCACGACGTCATCGAATCGGGTGGCGGCGGTGCCATCGACAGCATCGTCCCGCCCGAGTCCAGCGCCTGCTGGCCGTCGCTCACGACGGGCGTCAACCCCGGTGAGACCGGCGTCTACGGGTTTCAGGACCGCGAGGTCGGCAGCTACGACACGTACGTGCCGATGGGCCGGGACGTCCAGGCCGACCGCGTCTGGGACCGCGTGACCGACGCCGGCCGGGACGCCACCGTCCTCAACGTCCCCGTCACGTTCCCACCCCAGCGCAACGTCCAGCGGATGGTCTCGGGGTTCCTCTCCCCGGGCATCGAGAAGGGCTCCCACCCCGAGGAGGTCGGCGACTACCTCGACTCCATCAGCTACCGCATCGACACCAACGCCAAACTCGGCCACCAGGAGGACAAGACCGAGTTCATCGAGGACGCTCACGAGACCATCGACGCCCGCCAGGAGGCGTTCCTGAACTACGTCAGCGAGGACGACTGGGACCTCTTCTTCGGCGTGTTCATGACGACCGACCGCGTCAATCACTTCCTGTTCAAGGATTACGAGCAGGACGGCGAGAACAGAGACGAGTTCCTCGAGTTCTACGAGAAGGTCGACGAGTACATCGGCGAAATCCGCGACGAACTCGACGACGACGTCTCGCTCGTCGTCGCCTCCGACCACGGGTTCACCAGCGAGGACTACGAGGTCCACCTCAACCAGTGGCTCGAGAACGAGGGCTGGCTCTCCTTCGAGGACGAGGACCACGAGAGCCTCGAAGACATCAGCGACGACACGAAGGCGTACTCGTTCATCCCCGGGCGCTTCTACATCAACCTCGAAGACCGCGAGCCCCGCGGGAGCGTCCCCGAAGCGGACTACGAGGACGTGCGCGCGGAACTGAAGGAGGAACTCCTCGCGCTGGAGGGCCCGGACGGCGAGCCGGTCGTCGACCGCGTCGTCCCCAAGGAGGAGGCCTTCGACGGCGCGCACGACGAAATCGCGCCCGACCTCGTCGCCATCCCGAACCACGGCTTCGACCTCAAGGCCGGCTTCTCGGGCGCGGACGACGTGTTCAGCGTCGGCCCGCGCAACGGCATGCACTCCTTCGAGAACGCCACGCTGCTGTCCGACGCCGCCGACGTCTCCGTCCCCGAGGGGACGGACCTCTTCGACATCACGCCGACGCTCTTGGACCTCCTCGACGTCGACTTCGACGCCCGCGAGTTCGACGGCGAGACGCTCGTGTGA
- a CDS encoding universal stress protein, with amino-acid sequence MSAQTLLVPVVFPDPDVYPLDDGNIVGLSGFDVVLFGYWELPEGVSPETGRAANEADAQAVLYEMAAQFSRGGASTSVQLHFGRPGAAEAALQDRIAESTDADAVLAGGHITMWTNVLVPLRDARRRDEVVTFLSGLDVDSLFTLELFHAASDRGEIDAATETLESVKAALVERGFAADAVDVTVEVHEDAGRAIAERAQRHNLVVMGETQELPDDAKFLGPVSQAVLDRADTPVVVLRE; translated from the coding sequence ATGTCCGCACAAACGCTGCTGGTCCCGGTCGTGTTCCCGGACCCCGATGTCTATCCGCTCGACGACGGCAACATCGTCGGCCTGAGCGGGTTCGACGTCGTCCTCTTCGGGTACTGGGAACTCCCGGAGGGCGTCTCCCCGGAGACCGGGCGCGCGGCCAACGAGGCCGACGCCCAGGCCGTCCTCTACGAGATGGCTGCGCAGTTCAGCCGCGGCGGCGCGTCGACGTCGGTGCAACTCCACTTCGGCCGGCCCGGCGCCGCGGAGGCGGCGCTCCAGGACCGAATCGCCGAGTCGACGGACGCCGACGCGGTGCTGGCCGGCGGCCACATCACGATGTGGACCAACGTGCTCGTCCCCCTCCGGGACGCCCGCCGGCGGGACGAGGTCGTCACGTTCCTCTCCGGGCTGGACGTGGACTCGCTGTTCACGCTGGAACTGTTCCACGCCGCCAGCGACCGCGGCGAAATCGACGCCGCGACGGAGACGCTGGAGTCCGTGAAGGCGGCCCTCGTCGAACGGGGGTTCGCGGCGGACGCCGTCGACGTCACCGTCGAGGTCCACGAGGACGCCGGCCGCGCAATCGCGGAGCGCGCGCAACGACACAACCTCGTCGTCATGGGCGAGACCCAGGAACTCCCCGACGACGCGAAGTTCCTCGGCCCCGTCTCGCAGGCGGTCCTCGACCGGGCCGACACGCCGGTCGTCGTCCTCCGGGAGTGA